The genomic region AGAGGATTGGATAAATGATAAGATATGGGACATACATGAGCCCCTTTGGCCCTATTACCTTGGTTTCGGAAGATGAAAAGATAGTTATGCTGGATTTTTGTAAGTGCGCCGAAGAAAGCCTAGTGGATAACAATAGTTTTGTAGGTCTCTTCAAAAAACTTGACAATTATTTCCAGGGTAAGAGGACTGACTTCGACGATATACCAATCAGGCTTAACACGAACAGCTTCAGGATGAGGGTTTACAAGGAGGTGAGGAAAGTGAAATGGGGTGAAGTAGTTACTTATAAGGATATAGCGGAGGCTGTAGGAACTTCACCTAGGGCAGTGGGGGTTGCACTGTCGAAGAATCCAATTTTACTACTAATTCCTTGCCATAGGGTTGTAGCTGAAAACGGCTTAGGTGGTTATTCCAGGGGTGTAGAGCTGAAAAGGAAACTTCTGGAACTTGAGGGTAGCTTAATCAAAGTACCCTCAATAAAATGAGGGATATCTTACCCTTGTTTCACACCTATACTGTCATTTGGAAACATTTTCTTCATCTCATCAACTGAATATAATATTTAAAAAGTACAAAAATGAAAAGAAATATTGCTTCTCTGCACTTAACTAACACTCACATAAGATCTGACCGAAAAACTAACTTGACGTAAATCCTTTACTGGTTTAAGCTGTACTCTAAATCCTCAGAATCGCCTATATACCAATCCCTGGTAGCTCTCTCTACTCCCTTCTCCTTTATCTCCTCTAACATGAAATTGAAATGCTCGTTAGCAATTTCCGCACAGTCCTCTGGAAGCCTCGAGATAAGCTCGTTAACTATTTTCCTTATTAGGCCTACGTTTTCTACATCCATCGTAATATTTTGAAAGTTATATAATAGGGGGAGAATAACGTTAGTAATAATAGTTTAGCCAAGCCGTGTTGTCCTATATCGAGTGTAGTCATGTAGCGGAGTTCGAGAAGTTTAGGCTCTGTTGGGTAAGGGATTATTCTCGTTCTAATTCTCTACCCTTGTGAATGGAAAATCTAATTCTTCCCCCTTTCTATCTCTCGCTTCCTATCGCAAGACAACCAGGTCATAATCGCGAGGCTATAGTCATGAATAAAATTTTTGAACTACTCCATGCTCTACTTATCTGTGCCGCGGTAGCTCAGCCTGGCTGGAGCGCTGCCCTGGTAACCAACCCGGGCAGGCAGAGGCCCCGGGTTCAAATCCCGGCCGCGGCTCCTCACATATAAGTTTGGGGCTGTTGAGCTATTGGAGATTTCCTTATCATGTTTTCAATGATCATGTTTCCCTTGCTAAGTTTTCTAAGAACGTAAATTGATAGCACTTTCAACTTTCTCTTTCTCAGATCATCCATTTCCATTTCTATTCTCCTTAATTCCAAGTCTTCATCTTCAAATTCATCTAGAACCGACTCTCTTGAATTTAGATCCCTGAGTATTTTCTCTATTTCAGAAGAAACCCTAAGTATTTTCTCATCTTCCTCCTCTTTCGTTAATTCTAAGATCATTTTACCAGCCTTAGTTACATTTCCCTTATTCAGTTCATCAGCTATCTGAAGAAGAGTC from Metallosphaera sedula DSM 5348 harbors:
- a CDS encoding methylated-DNA--[protein]-cysteine S-methyltransferase — its product is MIRYGTYMSPFGPITLVSEDEKIVMLDFCKCAEESLVDNNSFVGLFKKLDNYFQGKRTDFDDIPIRLNTNSFRMRVYKEVRKVKWGEVVTYKDIAEAVGTSPRAVGVALSKNPILLLIPCHRVVAENGLGGYSRGVELKRKLLELEGSLIKVPSIK